The following are encoded together in the Flavihumibacter fluvii genome:
- a CDS encoding sulfatase family protein has translation MRKITQLFLSCVLLTSMAGIAAPAPPNIVIIFMDDMGYGDPVCYGGGPYRTPNIDALASQGMRLTNFYAAQAVCSASRSALMTGCYPTRIGISGAFDHNAAIALNPKEETIAELLKDRGYATGMVGKWHLGNRVPFLPLQQGFDEYLGLPYSNDMWPVYYDGTPYKYDTANYRSTYPMLPLIDGNTTTRTLNTLDDQATLTKMYTERAVSFINKNKKKPFFLYLAHSMVHVPIAASPAFKGKSGAGLFGDVMEEVDWSVGEVLKALQENQLEDNTIVIFTSDNGPWLNYGNHAGSSGGLREGKGTAWDGGLKVPAIISWPGKIKPGIVSSKLLSTIDILPTLVKICGAKMPVQKIDGVDFSKHLLGDDNFVARDEFAYYYDYNNLKAIRKGPWKLVFPASSRSYSPPATIGNDGFPGEYSTESVPLALYNLYNDPGEDRDQKDQYPEVVKQLSKIADKYRQALGDGLTKSVGTEVRPAATVR, from the coding sequence ATGAGAAAGATAACACAACTGTTTCTCTCCTGTGTTTTATTGACCAGTATGGCTGGTATAGCGGCCCCGGCTCCCCCCAACATTGTCATCATCTTCATGGATGACATGGGCTACGGTGATCCGGTCTGCTATGGCGGTGGACCATACAGAACGCCGAACATCGACGCACTCGCCAGCCAGGGTATGCGACTCACTAATTTCTATGCCGCACAAGCGGTTTGCAGCGCATCACGCAGCGCCTTGATGACCGGCTGTTATCCTACACGTATCGGCATCTCCGGCGCCTTTGACCATAACGCTGCCATCGCATTGAACCCAAAAGAGGAAACGATCGCTGAATTGCTCAAAGACCGTGGTTATGCTACCGGTATGGTGGGAAAATGGCACCTGGGCAACCGCGTGCCCTTCCTGCCTCTCCAGCAGGGATTTGATGAATACCTCGGCCTTCCTTATTCCAATGACATGTGGCCGGTGTATTACGACGGCACGCCATACAAGTACGATACTGCTAATTACCGTTCAACTTACCCAATGCTGCCCCTGATCGATGGCAATACCACCACCAGAACGCTGAATACATTAGACGACCAGGCGACACTCACAAAAATGTATACCGAAAGGGCAGTCAGTTTTATCAACAAGAATAAAAAGAAACCTTTCTTCCTATACCTCGCACATTCCATGGTCCATGTGCCCATCGCAGCTTCACCTGCATTCAAAGGAAAGAGTGGTGCCGGTTTATTTGGTGACGTGATGGAAGAAGTGGATTGGTCCGTTGGCGAAGTCCTGAAAGCGCTGCAGGAAAACCAGCTGGAGGATAACACCATTGTTATTTTCACCAGCGATAATGGTCCATGGTTAAATTATGGCAACCATGCCGGCAGTAGTGGTGGGTTACGCGAAGGAAAAGGGACCGCCTGGGATGGCGGATTGAAAGTGCCTGCCATCATAAGTTGGCCTGGAAAAATTAAGCCCGGCATTGTATCATCAAAATTGTTGTCTACCATAGATATCCTGCCTACACTGGTGAAAATTTGCGGGGCAAAAATGCCTGTACAAAAAATTGATGGTGTTGATTTCAGTAAGCATTTGTTGGGTGATGACAACTTTGTTGCGCGCGACGAATTTGCGTATTACTATGATTACAATAACCTGAAGGCCATCCGCAAAGGCCCATGGAAACTGGTTTTCCCTGCCAGTTCAAGGTCATATAGTCCGCCTGCCACCATCGGGAACGATGGCTTCCCGGGAGAATATAGCACAGAATCTGTACCCCTTGCGCTGTATAATTTATATAACGATCCGGGCGAAGACCGCGACCAGAAAGACCAATACCCTGAAGTAGTGAAACAACTTAGTAAGATTGCTGACAAATACAGGCAGGCCCTGGGTGATGGATTGACCAAAAGTGTGGGCACTGAAGTGCGGCCTGCAGCTACTGTGCGTTAA
- a CDS encoding right-handed parallel beta-helix repeat-containing protein gives MLNCQTIVRRTGLFLCLCIWVLALSAQPADTIYIRSFGLHPDSRLNATPYIIKALEQCRTVKNPILVFDKGRYDFWPQYSKERTYFESNTTNSNPKRLAILVEHFKQLTIEGNGADLIMHDRMQPITIDQSGNVSIQNLQVDWDIPLTAQGKVVQVAPQYIDLQINYIESPYIIENGKLVFVGEGWKSAWWGVMEFDAESRLIAQGTGDEACLGSNWNNYTATGLSPGLVRLNYNFARKPKTGNMLVLRHNERDHAGIFITDSHDIKLDNLKIFHTAGLGVLSQYSSNLTMQHVTVGPNKAKGRFLSGHDDGFHFSNCKGSISVNDCEFEGLMDDPINVHGTSVRIMKRLSDQKLLCKFMHHQSVGMTWGRSGEIIGFIENTGMTTIATGTLKNFTRLSDETFEVDFENAIPASITEGDALENLTWVPDVIITNSRFKSNRARGILVSTPGKVLIANNVFSSSGSAILIAGDANNWYESGGVRDVTITGNDFLAPCLTSNYQFCEGIISILPEIPVMDPKGPAYHRNIKITGNKFHPFDYPILYALSVDGLEFSNNTIERSYQFTPFHSRKSGLSFNACKNVVIAKNKIIGDVLGRSISVENMPRKALQLKEEKFFQPKFILPK, from the coding sequence ATGTTGAATTGCCAAACTATTGTAAGAAGAACAGGGCTTTTTTTATGCCTGTGCATTTGGGTCTTAGCGCTTTCTGCACAACCAGCTGATACGATTTATATCCGGTCATTCGGACTTCATCCCGATTCGCGGTTAAATGCCACGCCTTATATTATTAAAGCTTTGGAGCAGTGCCGCACGGTAAAGAATCCCATCCTTGTTTTTGATAAAGGCCGCTACGATTTCTGGCCACAGTACAGCAAAGAGAGAACCTATTTCGAGTCGAATACCACCAACAGTAATCCCAAACGCCTCGCCATCCTGGTCGAACATTTCAAACAACTGACCATCGAAGGTAATGGGGCGGATCTCATCATGCACGACCGCATGCAGCCAATTACCATTGACCAGTCCGGCAATGTGTCCATCCAAAACCTGCAGGTCGATTGGGATATTCCCCTCACTGCACAAGGCAAAGTGGTGCAGGTTGCCCCACAATATATAGACCTGCAGATCAATTATATTGAATCGCCCTATATCATTGAAAATGGTAAACTGGTTTTTGTGGGCGAGGGCTGGAAAAGCGCATGGTGGGGCGTGATGGAGTTTGATGCAGAGTCTCGCCTGATCGCGCAGGGCACCGGTGACGAAGCCTGCCTGGGCAGCAACTGGAATAACTATACGGCTACCGGATTATCTCCCGGACTGGTTCGCCTGAATTATAATTTTGCCCGCAAGCCCAAAACAGGGAACATGCTGGTGCTACGGCATAATGAACGCGACCATGCGGGCATATTCATCACGGATAGCCATGATATCAAATTGGATAACCTGAAGATCTTCCATACCGCCGGACTGGGTGTCTTATCGCAATACAGTTCAAACCTCACCATGCAGCATGTGACGGTGGGGCCCAATAAAGCAAAGGGCAGGTTTCTCAGCGGCCACGACGATGGCTTCCACTTTTCTAATTGCAAAGGTTCAATCAGTGTAAATGATTGTGAATTCGAAGGCCTCATGGATGACCCGATCAATGTACATGGTACTAGTGTGCGGATCATGAAAAGACTCTCTGACCAAAAATTGTTGTGTAAGTTCATGCATCATCAAAGTGTTGGCATGACCTGGGGCCGGAGTGGGGAAATTATCGGATTCATTGAAAATACCGGGATGACAACCATTGCTACCGGCACCCTGAAAAATTTCACCCGGTTATCTGATGAAACATTTGAAGTGGACTTTGAAAATGCCATACCTGCCTCCATTACGGAAGGCGATGCGCTGGAAAACCTCACCTGGGTACCCGATGTAATCATCACCAATAGCCGCTTTAAAAGTAACCGCGCCCGGGGTATCCTGGTGTCCACACCCGGTAAAGTGCTGATTGCAAATAATGTTTTTTCTTCCAGCGGATCGGCTATCCTCATCGCCGGTGATGCCAACAATTGGTATGAATCCGGTGGCGTTCGGGATGTGACTATTACAGGCAATGATTTCCTGGCGCCATGTCTCACTTCCAATTACCAGTTTTGTGAAGGGATCATTTCTATACTGCCGGAGATTCCGGTGATGGACCCCAAAGGCCCGGCGTATCACCGTAATATAAAGATCACCGGGAACAAATTCCATCCCTTTGATTATCCCATCCTGTATGCTTTGTCGGTTGATGGACTGGAGTTCAGCAACAATACCATCGAACGCAGTTACCAGTTCACGCCCTTCCATAGCCGAAAATCCGGACTCAGTTTCAACGCCTGTAAAAATGTGGTGATCGCAAAGAACAAAATTATTGGGGATGTGCTGGGCCGGAGTATCAGCGTGGAAAACATGCCCAGGAAAGCACTGCAATTAAAAGAAGAAAAATTCTTTCAGCCAAAATTCATCCTGCCAAAATGA
- a CDS encoding RidA family protein: MKVKFIVFVITALSLLQSCKEEKKEVIIEKTLQVDTPEYFYLRPDVEKAYGYAHAVRIGDDIKISGAVSMDDAGAPTAKGDLLQQMKNCYSDLDKVLKHYGCTFDDVVVENVFTTNMPEFLKQSAYRNSIYPKRFPTGSWLGVRELALPEFLIEIELEVHKSK; this comes from the coding sequence ATGAAAGTAAAATTTATTGTATTTGTTATTACCGCGCTATCGTTGCTGCAAAGTTGTAAAGAAGAGAAAAAGGAAGTGATCATTGAAAAAACATTACAGGTGGATACGCCGGAGTATTTCTACCTGCGGCCGGACGTTGAAAAAGCGTATGGATACGCCCATGCAGTGAGGATTGGCGACGATATTAAAATTTCGGGTGCAGTAAGCATGGATGATGCCGGCGCACCGACGGCGAAAGGCGACCTGTTGCAACAAATGAAGAATTGTTATAGCGACCTCGATAAAGTGTTGAAGCATTATGGTTGTACATTCGATGATGTGGTGGTTGAGAATGTGTTCACGACCAATATGCCTGAATTCCTGAAACAATCTGCTTACCGCAATTCCATCTACCCAAAGCGATTTCCTACCGGTTCCTGGCTGGGTGTTCGGGAACTGGCCCTGCCTGAATTTTTGATCGAGATTGAATTGGAAGTGCATAAATCAAAATAG
- a CDS encoding MFS transporter codes for MKKQAKNFPALTEHTFLRYFCFVALYAAQGIPEGMTYFGIPAWMAMNGKSAGEIGSFVAVVGIPWSFKILVAPLMDRYSFLSMGRRRPWVLFGQLGLMCSFIGMAMVPDPLNNLGQFMVAGFCVSFFGAFQDVATDGMAIDIVPLDQQARANGLMWGSKTVGISASLAAGSWLINNYGFSTAILSLSVTVSCIMVVPLLLRERPGEKLLPWTAGCASPETAKMKLESWGTLFKSLQKVVTLRYSLLLALILYLMGTAFNFMNTLIPIFTVQVLHWTDQEYAQVYSVAALTGGILGMVIGGAMIDRFGKVRMLSVYYIILIVLTTSMAFSNIYWAAKYFTTGYIFGYTTLYVFSMVGIFAIAMQFCWKKISATQFTLYMAISNLGYATGPALIGPLRNSVSWQSTILVFPLLVVSAFLAIQFIRISRHVKAVEQLELSDQLVQIVV; via the coding sequence ATGAAGAAACAAGCAAAAAATTTCCCGGCATTAACAGAGCATACATTTTTGCGGTATTTCTGTTTTGTGGCTTTATATGCGGCACAAGGTATCCCGGAAGGCATGACTTATTTTGGCATTCCCGCCTGGATGGCGATGAATGGGAAGAGTGCCGGCGAGATCGGTAGTTTCGTTGCGGTTGTCGGGATTCCCTGGTCCTTCAAGATATTGGTTGCTCCATTAATGGACCGTTACAGCTTTTTGTCTATGGGGCGCAGGCGGCCCTGGGTTCTATTTGGGCAATTGGGTTTGATGTGCAGTTTTATTGGTATGGCCATGGTACCCGATCCGTTAAATAACCTGGGACAGTTTATGGTTGCCGGTTTTTGCGTGAGTTTTTTTGGTGCCTTCCAGGATGTGGCCACCGATGGTATGGCAATTGATATTGTGCCGTTGGACCAACAGGCAAGGGCTAATGGTTTGATGTGGGGATCAAAAACGGTGGGCATTTCAGCGTCTCTGGCAGCCGGAAGCTGGCTGATCAATAACTATGGATTTTCAACCGCGATCTTGTCACTTTCCGTTACCGTTAGTTGCATCATGGTAGTGCCACTATTGTTAAGGGAGCGGCCCGGGGAAAAATTGTTACCCTGGACGGCCGGATGTGCATCTCCGGAAACAGCAAAAATGAAACTGGAAAGCTGGGGTACTTTATTCAAATCATTACAGAAAGTTGTCACTCTCCGGTACAGCTTATTGCTTGCCCTGATTTTATACCTCATGGGTACAGCATTTAATTTCATGAACACCCTGATCCCGATTTTTACCGTACAGGTTTTACATTGGACCGACCAGGAATATGCCCAGGTTTATTCGGTAGCAGCACTTACCGGCGGTATCCTGGGAATGGTCATTGGTGGTGCCATGATCGACCGCTTTGGTAAAGTTCGCATGTTAAGTGTTTACTATATTATTTTGATTGTCTTAACCACATCTATGGCTTTTTCAAATATTTACTGGGCTGCCAAATACTTTACTACAGGCTATATATTTGGGTATACAACCTTATATGTTTTCTCAATGGTCGGCATTTTTGCAATTGCCATGCAATTTTGCTGGAAGAAAATTTCAGCTACACAGTTTACCTTATATATGGCCATATCCAATTTGGGCTATGCCACCGGACCTGCATTGATAGGTCCGCTCAGGAATTCTGTAAGTTGGCAAAGTACCATCCTGGTTTTCCCGCTATTGGTGGTGAGCGCATTCCTTGCGATCCAGTTCATAAGGATCAGCCGGCATGTTAAAGCGGTAGAACAATTAGAATTATCCGATCAACTTGTCCAAATAGTCGTATAA
- a CDS encoding DUF1624 domain-containing protein: MPTINKVRIESIDLLRGVVIVLMALDHVRDYFHADQYLFSPEDMTQTNPALFFTRWITHFCAPVFVFLAGTSSSLVGERKTKKELSAFLMKRGLWLIILELTVIGLAWGFNPAFPFFRLQVIWVLGICMVILGVMVYLPPKLILAMGLLILIGHNLLDNIHADGNTFRDFLWGVFHERKRFYFLGRKINTGYPILPWLGIMLLGYSLGQWYNKGIVAKVRREYLLMAGIGAIVLFLVLRGINRYGDMAPWSVQGSAVMTVCSFLNVTKYPPSLLYSLMTLGPALVFLALMEKPLNWLGKILVPFGRVPLFFYILHLYLIHGLAVIAVVLSGRPWTDMVLTGGMNGKDSPWLIGYGFPLAITYAIWILVVLLLYPLCKKYDRYKTNHKEKWWLSYL, from the coding sequence ATGCCTACTATTAATAAAGTCCGGATCGAATCGATTGACCTTTTGAGGGGTGTGGTTATTGTTTTAATGGCCCTTGACCATGTCCGGGATTATTTCCATGCCGACCAATATTTGTTCAGCCCAGAGGATATGACCCAAACCAATCCAGCCTTATTTTTTACCCGCTGGATCACCCATTTTTGTGCCCCGGTCTTTGTATTCCTCGCCGGCACTTCTTCCTCTCTCGTAGGGGAAAGAAAAACGAAAAAGGAATTGTCCGCATTTTTAATGAAAAGGGGATTGTGGCTGATAATCCTTGAGTTGACAGTAATTGGACTGGCCTGGGGATTCAACCCGGCCTTTCCTTTTTTCCGCCTCCAGGTGATTTGGGTACTGGGTATTTGTATGGTGATATTGGGTGTTATGGTTTACCTGCCACCAAAACTAATCCTGGCGATGGGCCTGTTGATTTTGATAGGGCATAATCTGCTGGATAATATCCATGCTGATGGTAACACGTTCAGGGATTTTCTTTGGGGTGTATTCCATGAACGCAAAAGGTTTTATTTCCTGGGCCGGAAGATCAATACCGGATATCCCATCCTGCCCTGGCTGGGCATCATGCTATTGGGCTATAGTTTAGGACAATGGTATAATAAAGGCATAGTTGCTAAGGTCCGCAGGGAATATTTGCTGATGGCCGGCATCGGTGCAATTGTATTATTCCTGGTCCTCAGGGGAATCAACCGGTATGGTGATATGGCTCCCTGGTCTGTTCAGGGTTCAGCTGTAATGACCGTCTGTTCCTTCTTGAATGTTACTAAATACCCGCCTTCGCTTTTATATAGCCTGATGACGCTGGGCCCGGCACTGGTCTTTTTGGCACTGATGGAAAAGCCATTGAACTGGCTGGGAAAGATCCTGGTCCCCTTTGGCAGGGTACCGCTGTTTTTCTATATCCTGCACTTGTACCTCATCCATGGACTGGCAGTTATTGCAGTGGTCTTAAGTGGCCGGCCCTGGACCGATATGGTGCTTACAGGCGGTATGAACGGGAAGGACAGCCCCTGGTTAATTGGATATGGGTTCCCGTTAGCAATCACCTATGCGATCTGGATACTGGTTGTATTGCTCTTGTACCCGCTTTGTAAAAAATATGATCGCTATAAAACGAACCATAAGGAAAAATGGTGGCTGAGTTATTTATGA
- a CDS encoding SDR family oxidoreductase, which translates to MPNVLITGCSTGIGFAIAEMMARNGYQVYATMRNPKNSPALEQIAQKDKLPITILAMDVDDGESVQKVVNEVVSLGGQVDILVNNAGIAPVGSVEEMPFETFAAVMQTNYFGTLRCIQAVLPAMRERRSGHIINITSVSGKIYSPCFGAYASSKAAVEALSESLAGEVGQFGIRVSLVEPGVIDTPLLDKFTPQAVPSKYPNHIRLVAYLKASASHHVMPDTVAEMVLTILADGHTAFRNPVGADGAPLLNYRASVSDEQWIAAGSLDEDAWAASMAKLGMDVRKFM; encoded by the coding sequence ATGCCGAATGTCCTTATCACCGGTTGCAGCACAGGGATTGGGTTTGCCATCGCCGAAATGATGGCCCGCAATGGTTACCAGGTTTATGCAACCATGCGTAATCCGAAAAACTCCCCGGCACTGGAACAAATCGCACAAAAGGATAAACTGCCCATCACGATACTGGCTATGGATGTAGATGATGGAGAATCCGTACAAAAGGTCGTAAATGAAGTTGTGTCCCTTGGTGGCCAGGTTGATATTCTGGTCAATAATGCCGGTATAGCACCGGTTGGTTCGGTGGAGGAAATGCCTTTTGAGACTTTCGCGGCCGTGATGCAAACCAATTATTTTGGCACTTTGCGCTGCATACAGGCCGTACTACCAGCAATGCGTGAACGCCGAAGCGGGCATATTATCAATATCACGTCCGTCTCCGGAAAAATTTATAGTCCCTGTTTTGGCGCCTATGCATCTTCAAAAGCAGCAGTCGAGGCCCTTAGTGAAAGCCTGGCGGGTGAAGTGGGCCAGTTCGGCATCCGCGTCTCCCTGGTGGAACCGGGCGTAATTGATACGCCCCTGTTAGATAAGTTCACCCCACAGGCTGTGCCTTCGAAATATCCAAACCATATCCGCCTGGTCGCTTATCTGAAAGCATCAGCTTCACACCATGTAATGCCTGATACCGTTGCAGAAATGGTACTGACCATATTGGCAGATGGGCATACCGCTTTCCGGAATCCGGTTGGGGCCGACGGCGCACCATTGTTAAATTACCGTGCCTCTGTTTCTGATGAACAATGGATCGCTGCCGGAAGCCTGGATGAAGACGCCTGGGCAGCCAGTATGGCCAAATTGGGCATGGATGTCCGGAAGTTTATGTGA
- a CDS encoding nuclear transport factor 2 family protein translates to MKKFNVLVSAAVVIAIVVLFTTFFTAGCNGAEPAKEETAKVEPAASTPVAITNPNFTIAPLEYTDLAVKAYEHMSKLEFDAWGDMMSDNVVYSFPDGDVDTRTTLSGKEAVVGWWKNWKEKAGVESMTMSEFNNIPINVIAQPKGGAQLGIYVISYFSNKIVFKGKPVALRMNFSVHFNAEKKIDRYATYYDRSVIIKGTGVDILKETKGKK, encoded by the coding sequence ATGAAAAAGTTCAATGTACTCGTTAGCGCTGCGGTGGTGATCGCCATCGTTGTGCTCTTCACCACTTTTTTTACAGCGGGCTGTAATGGAGCCGAACCGGCAAAAGAGGAAACTGCGAAAGTTGAACCGGCAGCCAGTACACCGGTTGCCATCACCAATCCGAATTTCACTATCGCGCCATTGGAATATACCGATTTGGCAGTGAAGGCATATGAGCATATGTCTAAACTGGAATTTGATGCCTGGGGCGACATGATGTCCGATAACGTGGTATATAGTTTTCCGGATGGCGATGTAGACACAAGGACCACTTTATCCGGCAAGGAAGCGGTGGTGGGCTGGTGGAAAAACTGGAAAGAAAAAGCAGGTGTGGAATCTATGACCATGTCTGAATTCAACAATATTCCCATTAATGTAATTGCGCAACCTAAAGGCGGGGCCCAGTTAGGTATTTATGTGATCTCTTATTTTTCAAATAAGATTGTATTCAAAGGCAAGCCGGTTGCCTTACGCATGAATTTCTCCGTGCATTTTAATGCGGAAAAGAAGATAGACCGTTACGCCACCTATTATGATCGGTCGGTGATCATAAAAGGAACCGGCGTGGATATCCTTAAGGAAACAAAAGGAAAGAAGTAA
- a CDS encoding LytR/AlgR family response regulator transcription factor, producing the protein METGIKILVVEDEMIIGAKISMLLTNLGYEVTGILPRGEEAIQHVIDNRPDIVLLDINLKGKLDGIETAAEIQKIAEIPIIYLTANADDATFNRAKLTRPAAFISKPFKQLDLQRAIELTISRMAEHATGSLPEKMAGEEQPFILSDRIFVRLNNKMVKIMVGDVLYMEADRNYCRIFTKQKEYLLAITLKTIEEKLPMRLFLRIHRSYIINLSQVEEVAESHVMVGPKAIPLSADLKEKLLKSLQTL; encoded by the coding sequence ATGGAGACGGGTATCAAAATACTGGTTGTAGAAGATGAGATGATCATTGGTGCTAAGATCTCCATGCTGCTGACCAACCTGGGTTATGAAGTAACTGGCATTTTACCGCGGGGTGAGGAAGCCATCCAGCATGTGATCGATAACAGGCCCGATATCGTGTTACTTGATATCAACCTGAAGGGTAAACTGGACGGGATCGAAACCGCTGCGGAAATACAAAAGATTGCAGAGATACCGATCATCTACCTGACCGCAAATGCAGACGATGCAACATTCAACAGGGCAAAACTGACCCGGCCTGCAGCATTTATTTCAAAGCCATTTAAACAACTGGACCTGCAAAGGGCCATTGAACTGACCATCAGCCGGATGGCAGAACATGCGACCGGATCCTTACCGGAAAAAATGGCCGGGGAGGAACAACCTTTTATTTTGAGTGACCGCATATTTGTTCGTCTCAACAATAAAATGGTTAAAATAATGGTGGGCGATGTTCTCTACATGGAGGCCGACCGTAACTACTGCCGCATATTTACCAAACAAAAAGAATACCTGTTGGCGATCACCTTAAAGACGATCGAGGAAAAATTGCCCATGCGGCTATTTCTCCGGATCCACCGGTCCTATATCATCAACCTTTCCCAGGTAGAAGAAGTGGCAGAAAGCCATGTAATGGTCGGCCCGAAGGCCATTCCGCTGAGTGCAGACCTCAAAGAGAAACTCCTGAAAAGCCTACAGACCCTGTAG
- a CDS encoding tetratricopeptide repeat-containing sensor histidine kinase: protein MVNSGTRPSKKTTMPLYSGTRFPINSPFYTLVQWLYQRIILACSIFSLVCLSANAHAQLVDLSAKPPYRQVFVETDAFDSSYLTQLEKAYRQNLPDSLKLEIGNDLAYYWHTRNLDKARTLAEEVLALAEAKNQVILTGRLQTTLGAILLRQEKLDSAFAVLESAKSKLPKKFQPLVLTQLGYVMERRGLISKAADFALEGLLLGEALNDPKAIAMAYSDLSNLFWKQSKFDKGIDYGLKSEEVFNKRGIDDMDFSFTLYVIGNNFLAAKDYPKALEYFKHALAISERYQFYNNLADIYISLADLFTITYDYAKAEVNARKAIKYSTLLDNNFMLMRSWLSLGKLQNLSKRSAQAIKSLDTCLLVATNKFGDNYFLHLAYKELGTAYATSGDYKNAHTAFLEYDRLKDSVFTAEADQRVAKLLTEFEVSQKETTIRTQQLSILQQRRLQWVILSAAVLLIFILMVLFRNYRSKQKINTQLETLNSDLELKNTQLDKRNAENELLLKEIHHRVKNNLEVVSGLLALQAAQIDHPSAQAVMQASQNRVLSMGIIHQKLYQGSSLAAIEMKDYFFNLCDSILDSFNASDHITIRCNMQPLEFDVDTAVPIGLIANELLTNSLKYAFPDNQAGEIEISLAPTGVKDEWVFRVADNGIGKPVDTVPRGTGFGTELVNLLVQQIDGKLSEDTTNGTAISIIFKHTMPH, encoded by the coding sequence ATGGTCAATTCAGGCACCAGGCCTTCAAAGAAAACTACGATGCCTTTATACAGCGGAACAAGATTTCCCATAAATAGTCCTTTTTATACATTGGTGCAGTGGCTGTATCAAAGGATAATTCTGGCCTGCAGTATTTTCTCCCTGGTTTGCCTTAGCGCAAATGCACATGCGCAATTAGTAGACCTTTCTGCAAAACCGCCATACCGGCAGGTATTTGTTGAAACTGATGCTTTTGATTCTTCCTACCTTACTCAACTTGAAAAAGCTTACCGGCAGAACTTGCCCGATTCACTAAAGCTGGAAATCGGAAATGACCTGGCGTATTACTGGCATACACGTAACCTCGATAAAGCCAGGACCCTTGCAGAAGAAGTATTGGCGCTTGCTGAAGCAAAAAACCAGGTGATTTTAACTGGCCGGTTGCAGACAACTTTGGGTGCTATATTATTACGGCAGGAAAAACTCGACTCCGCATTTGCTGTCCTGGAGTCGGCCAAATCTAAACTTCCAAAAAAATTCCAGCCCCTGGTGTTGACCCAATTGGGCTATGTAATGGAACGAAGGGGACTGATCAGTAAAGCAGCTGATTTCGCTTTGGAGGGATTGTTATTGGGCGAGGCGCTCAATGATCCTAAAGCGATCGCCATGGCCTACAGCGACCTGAGTAACTTATTCTGGAAACAATCGAAATTTGACAAAGGCATCGATTATGGCCTGAAATCAGAAGAGGTTTTTAATAAAAGGGGAATCGATGATATGGACTTCAGTTTTACCCTTTATGTAATTGGCAATAATTTCCTGGCTGCAAAGGATTATCCTAAAGCATTAGAATATTTTAAACATGCGCTGGCCATAAGTGAGCGTTACCAGTTTTATAATAACCTGGCGGATATTTACATTTCCCTGGCCGACCTGTTTACCATTACCTATGATTATGCCAAAGCAGAGGTCAATGCCAGGAAGGCTATAAAGTATTCCACCCTGCTGGACAATAATTTTATGCTGATGCGGTCCTGGCTATCATTAGGAAAACTTCAGAACCTTTCCAAACGTTCGGCGCAAGCCATCAAAAGCCTGGATACCTGCCTGCTGGTGGCCACCAATAAATTTGGCGATAATTATTTTTTGCACCTGGCGTATAAAGAATTGGGAACAGCCTACGCAACTTCCGGCGACTATAAAAATGCCCATACTGCATTCCTGGAGTATGACCGGTTGAAGGACAGCGTATTTACTGCCGAAGCGGACCAGCGGGTGGCGAAACTGCTCACGGAATTTGAAGTATCCCAAAAGGAAACGACTATCCGGACACAGCAGTTGTCGATTTTACAGCAAAGACGATTGCAATGGGTCATATTAAGTGCTGCTGTATTGCTGATCTTCATCCTGATGGTATTGTTCCGAAACTACAGGAGCAAACAAAAGATCAATACCCAATTGGAAACACTGAATAGTGATCTCGAACTGAAGAATACCCAACTCGACAAACGCAATGCTGAAAATGAATTATTGTTGAAAGAAATCCATCACCGGGTAAAAAATAACCTGGAAGTAGTGTCCGGGTTATTAGCACTCCAGGCCGCCCAGATCGATCATCCATCAGCACAGGCTGTGATGCAGGCCAGCCAGAACCGGGTGTTATCGATGGGGATCATCCACCAGAAATTATACCAGGGCAGCAGCCTTGCAGCTATTGAGATGAAGGATTATTTTTTCAACCTGTGTGATAGTATCCTGGATAGTTTTAATGCCAGTGACCATATCACTATCCGTTGCAACATGCAACCATTGGAGTTTGATGTAGATACGGCTGTCCCAATAGGTTTAATAGCCAATGAATTACTGACCAATTCACTTAAATATGCATTTCCCGATAACCAGGCGGGAGAAATAGAGATCAGCCTGGCACCAACGGGTGTGAAAGATGAATGGGTCTTCAGGGTGGCCGATAATGGTATCGGTAAACCCGTGGATACTGTGCCCCGGGGAACTGGTTTCGGAACGGAACTGGTTAATTTACTGGTGCAGCAAATCGATGGCAAACTATCTGAAGACACCACTAATGGGACCGCTATATCCATTATATTTAAACATACAATGCCACATTAA